The genomic interval GAGCGAGCAGTCCGACGGCGATCCCTTGGCCCTCATCGTTGGTGATCCCAAGGGCTCCGGTCGCGGGCCGGTACGCGTTCGGCTCTTCGCCTGTCGCTCGGGGGCCTTGGACGACATCACCGGACGAATTGTCCCGGCTCGCGGACGCGTCGTGCACTGCGCGACGGATTTCCTCGACGCGCAGGATCGTCGGTTGTTCCGCGAAACCGTGAACTTCTTCTATGAGCGCGGCGCATGGCGCATGGCGCAAACGGCCCCGCCCCAAGCCCAGGCGCCGTGGATTGCTCCTGAATCCTCTCCGAAGGATTATTTTTCATGGTCGCCGTGGGGACCGCGCACGACGCCCTACTGACCCGTTGCAGGGTGACACTTCCTGGCCCAGCGACGCGATCGACCTCATCGGCGCTGGACGGGCGCGGAAGCTTTCCGGAGCCCGGATGGGGGAAGATCGACCAAAGGGAACGGCGCATCAAGCGTTTGTGCTCGGAACGTTGAACTCCCGACACCGGCATTGGTGGATCAGAAAATCGACAAGTACGGCTGCGCAGGACCCAGGCTTTTCTGCGGGGGGCCCAGAAGGCGCAGTGAGACGACACTGAGGACCGTTTCCTTGTGCGTCATCACAGTGCGACGCGCGTCAGCGTCCGTTCGGCTCGGTCGCACACCCATTCCGAGATGCGCTTTCCCAGAATTTGCGCCGGCCTTGTCAGGAGAGCTTCGAGCAGCAAAGCAAGAACCACGGTTAAGCCTGCTGCAATGCTTAAAACCAGGATCGGTGGCGCCAGGTCGCCAAGCGACTGATGGATCCCAGACATAATTGGGAGATGCACGAGATAGATCGAGAAAGATAGCTCGCCAAGTCTTTGCAGCACGCTTCCTCCCTGAGGCTGAGGTCTTTGTTGGATGGCCGAGGCGACGACAAGTCCGAATATGATCGCGACCATGGCGATCACCGATCCTGAGGCCAAAGCTCCAAACACGCGCGCGAGAATTGACGCAGCTACGAGCCAAAAAGCGGCGATGGCCTTGCTAAAGCGCGGCAAGGGCCATTGCCTCGTCAGGCCGAGCGAGAGCAGGACGCCCACAGCGAAGCCGTCGAGGCGGAATGTCCACCAAAAGCCGCCCCAGGGGCGTTCGCTCAGGGCGCCGGCGGCGAGAGTCGTCATGCAGACCACGGCCGTCAGTTTAGAGCTCAGCGCGATCAGAAATGGCGCCGCCAAATAGAATTGCATTTCGCTCGCGAGCGACCAGAAATGCGAGGTGGCCGTCGGCGCGCCACAGCCGACCGCGCCATCAAAACAGGGAGCCCAATACAGATTTGCGTAAAAGCCGGCGGCCGCTTTCAAATCGTCTGCTGTTTCGCCCAGCGAAATCCCGTGCGCCTGAGAGAGTGCGATCAGGTCGATCACGGCCCAGGCCGGCAGGCCGATCCGGAGAATTCGACGGATCCAGAACGCAATCGCGCCGCGCCAGAAGCCGCCATCCGCCTCCAAGCGTAATCGCCTCGCGCTTTCGGCGGCGGCAAATCCGGAAATGACGAAAAACAAGTCGACGCCCACGCCGAGCGCTGGAACGCTCAAGACGCGCACTGCGGCCAGGTCGGACCCAAAAACCAGACCAGTGTGGGACGCGACGACCGCCAGGATCGCGAGGCCGCGCAGTTCGTCGAGGGCGCGGATCCGCCCCGCAACGCGATCGAAATTCGGCCCCATGAGCGACTTGCCTTTGCGCCTTCACTATATAATATAGCATAGTGCACCACCCGCCAAATCGTTCCGCCTTGAAACGCCGACGCGCCCTGCTGGCGGCGGCGCTTTGTTTCGCGGCGGCGACGGCCCAAGCGCAGGAGCTCACGCCCCATCCGGAAAATTGGCGGCCGATCGTTTATCGCGACCTGCAAATTCCGGGGCCCCAAGATCGAATTTATGCCGACCTTTGGGCCGATGTGATCCAGAGCAATAACCGCCGCTATCTCGCCGCGGGAGATCGGCGTTTTCTGCTCGGCAATGCGCCAGTGCGCGAAGCGCATGCGCTCGTGCGCGGCGGCGATAAGGTCGCGCTCCTGAGCATTCTCGATACGGCCACCCATTGCGTCGCCGTGGCGAGAGATCCGAGCAGCGACCTTTCGGTAAAGATGTGCCCGATGCGGCTTGCTGTTTGGAATGGGAGCTCGACGACGCTCAGAGAGGCCAAAGGCTGCTATCTCGAACCAGGCGCTGGGGCGCAGAAAACCATGGCGAACTCGTCTTACGCCGCCTCATACACATCCTACGATGTCTTCACGAAATCGATCAGGCTTGGAGTCATCCTTGGGCGCCGCGTCGTCGAGCAGTGTTCGCAAACCGTGCCGCTCTACCTCGATTGAGGCCTCTCTCGATGCATCGGATCTACGCCGTTTCCTACGCAATCTACTACTGGTCGGAGTGGCTGTTTCTTCTGGCTTTTGCCAGCTTGTTCGTCATTCCGTTCACATCGCTCGAGGCGCGCTTTGCGGTCTGGTGCGTCGCGCTTGTGGTCGCGTTTGCAAGCCTTGCCGCGGGAGTCCTGTCGGAGGCGTTATGCCGAGCCCTGTTGCGCTGGCGCCGCGAGAGGCGAGGATTTTCAGAGGAGGAGGCGCGGCGGGTCGAGTTCCTTGAAGAGGACAGGCGCGTTACGCATGTCGAACAAGAGGCAAGCCGACTCGCGGCCGACCGCCATCAACAGAGCGTCGAGGCGTGGTGGATAAACAACCGCCGTGGCTGAGCGCGTGTCGACGACTGTCTCTGATCCTTCCAGGCGAATACGGGGCGGCGGTTCACCCTCTCTTCTCGGCGCGGCGCCATAGCGCCCTGCCCGGTGAGAGGCCTCGCAGCCGCCTTGAAGGCTTTCGAAGAGTTCAGAATGGCCAACGTGTGGAATCGTCGAGCAACGCTTGCAATTCTTGGCGCGTCGCTTGGCTGAGCGCATTCCGTTCGCGTCGCGCGAAGACGGAGCACCAGAACAGGGCTTCGTCCGGTTCCTTTTCGTAAACGGCTTTTCCGATCAGGATGGCGATCAGCGCCAATCGGTCGCATTCGTCTGGGCCGAAATGATCATTCAGAATACTGACGGTCTCTTCGGCGGATCGCCTCTTCTCTGCGCTTTGTTCCAAGATGGGAGAAGAAGCAATCATTTTTAGCCTCCATTCGCCGTCAAGACCGGCCCTAAGCGATTCATCACTGCAAGCGCCAAGAGAAGCGCCTCTGCGGGCGTCTGCGCTCCCGTAGCCAAAACACCCTGTCCCGTTGCGGTCTCCTCTCCTGTTGCCGACTCGATGCAGCCTCTCCCAGCCGACAAAGCTTGGCGCCGGCGACATTCGTGCAGCGAAAGGCTCAGCAAGAGTCGCTTGGATGAAGTCGCTGGCGCGACCGGAGCCATTTTCTGCGTTACTTTGTCGGAAGTTAGGCTCTCTTGCGCGACTTGGTCTTTCGTGTCGCCTTTGCCTTCGACGCCGAAGCGGGCTTATCGACGGCGGACGGTTTCGCCTCGGCGGGTTGTTCAGCGGGTTTCGACGCCGGGGGGGTGATTGCGAATTGATCTGCGGCAAATTTTGACCGCGTCTGGCGTCGCGCCTCTACGCTTTGCGTCAGCCGGTCGAGATCGATGTTCTGGCCGGCGAGCCAGGCGCGCATGACCTTCTCGTCAATGCCGAGCATGTCCCAAACCGAGAGGTCCAGCGCTTTGGCGGTCCGTTCGATCGTCCAAAACGTCGGATTGCCGATGCCCTTTTCCAAATTGTAGTAGGCAGCCATCGACATGCCGATCTTATCGAGGAAGGTTTTGAGGTTGGGGTATTCCTTGGCTTTGCGCTGCAAGATAATGGCGAACAAGGCGGTCGCGACAGAATCCCTGTCTTCGCCTTCTTGTTGTTTTGGCATCGCCATAACTGTTCTACCTCCCCTCCCCAAATGACGAACCGTGACGCCTTGCGCCGAGCCCGAAACGAGCGACTCACATTACCGTCAGGCTTTCGCCTAAAATATATCATATTCTATCCTGCCAGAAGATCATTGAGTTATCCTTTATGATAAGGCAAAGCTTGGACCGCCCTTTGTCTTCTCCCCCGCCCTTTCCCGGTAAGGCCTCACAAGCTCATGGGGCGTTGTGGGAGTCGATCGAGGGCGCGCCTCTGATGCTCTAAGCCTCTGAATTATAAGTCTGAAGGTTGGGGCTGTCGAAAAGTTTGCTCACAGGCCGCAAGGCCATGGAGGCTCGGGCGTGGCCTAGAGGCGCTGCGCTTCTGATGCCGCCTATGAAAGCAGGTCGAGCGGCTCGATGCTCTATCGAATAATATAGTATAAAGAGCTTCGGTGCGTTATGCTCCGAGCCAGGCCGTTGCGGGCAAACTTTCAGGAGGAGGATCATGTCGCGACCTTTTCTCTCGGGAGAGGGGGCGTTAGCGCCGACTCATTGCATGAGGGTTGGTCGGCGTAAATCGCGCGGCAGGCTGAACCTTTGGGCGTCTTTATGCATCATTTTGCTCGCTTTCTCGGGCAGAGCGCTTGCCGACGAACGCGACCGTTTGGCGCCGGGGCTTTATGTCGCCGCGACGGTCGGATGCGACGGCCTTGGCGGCGGCGGCACGGTTGATTTCGACGGCAAGAATTTCTCGCCGCACTACCAGGCATGCCTCAGTCAGGCGCTTGGGCAAAACGCGCGCTATCGTCAGACCTGCATTGAGGGACAAGGCGCAAACTATCCCACGACGGCGCAAATCCAGGGTGACCCTTCCAAGACGATGAGGGACGTGACGATCGCGGTTCTCTCCCGAAACGCCTTCTCCATGAATGGTGTTCGATACGACTATTGCGGGGCAAGATGATGCGTCGGGCCGCTTTGCTTCTCGTGTCGCTCGCCTCTACGCTTGCCTTCGCGAGCGACTGTCCCAACGGCGACAATCTGCTCAAAAACAACACGCCGCTCAGCCAGTTGTGTTCAAAGGGTTTCGGCCAGTTTAACCCCGGCTCGTTACAGCAGGCGATCGGCAACCAGCCGAACAATGTCGCGATGATCACCGCAGCCGCTGAGCAGCAGGGCGTGCCCGTCGATCTCGCGCTGGCGGTTTCCTATCACGAGTCGGAAGGCTTCAACTCCTGCGCCGGATCCGACACCGGCGTCAAAGGTCCGATGCAGCTTACGCAACGGACCGGAGATAGCCTCGGCTACAACCGCGACATCAACGAACAGAATATCATGGGCGGCATGAAGCTGCTCAAACAATGCGACAATAAATGTGGCGATACGGCCTTTTCCTGTCTCTCGGCGTGCTACAACGGCTCGCCGCGGCCTGGAGAACAGGCCGGCTGGGCGAGAGGCGTGCAGAACGCCTACGGGAAGCTCCACAGCGATCCTTCGCTTCTGGCCTCCGCCACAAGCAACTGCTCTTCCTCGGGCTCGAATTCGAGCTGTCCCGACGCCGCCGGCGGCGTGGTGGCGTCCTCGGCGACGCCGAGCGCCCCGACAACGCTCCCGAGCCTCGGCGCGCCGCCCGCGCTCGCCAGCAGCGACATCGTCGTGGCGCCGACGCAAATCTGAGCGGCGCATTTGGCGGCGCAGTCTCAATCCGCGCCGTTGCCCAAAGAGGCGCCGGGTTGGCACGCGTTTGGCGTGTTATTGTCCTATTTTAGCAGATGCCTCACCGACATGGTTCCGCGGATTTACGGCCTTTGACATAGCCGCGTTCAATCGGAGTCACCGCCTCAGGCGGGAACAAATTTCGAATTTTCGCTGATTTTTTGCGCAGCTCGTCCATCAACGCGCGTCTGCGCGCGACCATCCTTTCCCGGCGAGCGAGCTGCCGGGTGGCCTTTCTGATTCTACTAAACTATAAACTGTGCTTCCCAGAGTCGCATGGAGGGAAGCAGGCCCCAAAAAGGAAAAGCCCGGCGCGAAGGCCGGACCTCTCGAATAGCTGGCTAGAAGGGACGGCAACCCCTTCACACCCGAACACCAACCGTGTTCGGGATTCTAGCGGGCTTTTCTCATTACGCAAGAGGTTTGCGCGTTTCGCGCCACGGAAATTCTTTGCCTGCTTTCCGCTTAAACGCGGAGAGCAAAGGATGACCCATGCCCAATCGAACGCAACGGGCCGCCGCCGCGATTCCGCGACGAGCTGGCGCGTTGGCAAGCTTTTTGACGCGCCGCTCTTCGCCGTCTCGCGTAAGGAACTTCTAAAAGCCGCGCGGGACGCCGTGCGTGCGCTTGCGCTCGACCGCAGCGAACGTCAGCTGATCGAGTGCCTCGCGGTTTGCTTCGGCGAACAGCAGCTGGCGCATGGTCTGCTCTGCTGGCCG from Methylocystis iwaonis carries:
- a CDS encoding acyltransferase family protein; amino-acid sequence: MGPNFDRVAGRIRALDELRGLAILAVVASHTGLVFGSDLAAVRVLSVPALGVGVDLFFVISGFAAAESARRLRLEADGGFWRGAIAFWIRRILRIGLPAWAVIDLIALSQAHGISLGETADDLKAAAGFYANLYWAPCFDGAVGCGAPTATSHFWSLASEMQFYLAAPFLIALSSKLTAVVCMTTLAAGALSERPWGGFWWTFRLDGFAVGVLLSLGLTRQWPLPRFSKAIAAFWLVAASILARVFGALASGSVIAMVAIIFGLVVASAIQQRPQPQGGSVLQRLGELSFSIYLVHLPIMSGIHQSLGDLAPPILVLSIAAGLTVVLALLLEALLTRPAQILGKRISEWVCDRAERTLTRVAL
- a CDS encoding helix-turn-helix domain-containing protein; the encoded protein is MAMPKQQEGEDRDSVATALFAIILQRKAKEYPNLKTFLDKIGMSMAAYYNLEKGIGNPTFWTIERTAKALDLSVWDMLGIDEKVMRAWLAGQNIDLDRLTQSVEARRQTRSKFAADQFAITPPASKPAEQPAEAKPSAVDKPASASKAKATRKTKSRKRA
- a CDS encoding transglycosylase SLT domain-containing protein; the encoded protein is MMRRAALLLVSLASTLAFASDCPNGDNLLKNNTPLSQLCSKGFGQFNPGSLQQAIGNQPNNVAMITAAAEQQGVPVDLALAVSYHESEGFNSCAGSDTGVKGPMQLTQRTGDSLGYNRDINEQNIMGGMKLLKQCDNKCGDTAFSCLSACYNGSPRPGEQAGWARGVQNAYGKLHSDPSLLASATSNCSSSGSNSSCPDAAGGVVASSATPSAPTTLPSLGAPPALASSDIVVAPTQI